A stretch of Bordetella genomosp. 13 DNA encodes these proteins:
- the rimO gene encoding 30S ribosomal protein S12 methylthiotransferase RimO produces the protein MATNRNPSLAIVSLGCPKALVDSERILTQLRTEGYEITPTYDNADVVLVNTCGFIDSAKAESLEAIGEAIAANGRVIVTGCMGVEESAIRQVHPNVLAVTGPQQYEEVVRAVHEAAPPRKDHNPYVDLVPPQGIKLTPRHYAYLKISEGCNHRCSFCIIPSMRGDLVSRPVGDVLNEAERLVKAGVKELLVISQDTSAYGVDLKYRSGFWNGRPVKTRMTELCSALSELGVWTRLHYVYPYPHVDEVIPLMAEGKVLPYLDIPFQHASPRVLKAMKRPAFEDKTLARIHRWRETCPDLTLRSTFIVGFPGETEQDFQYLLDWMSEAQLDRVGCFQYSPVEGAPANALADPVPDEIKQERWERFMEHQQAISAARLRTKVGREIDVLIDGTDDDGDIVGRSSADAPEIDGRVYVDSERPLAAGDIVRVRVVDSDEYDLWGEAL, from the coding sequence ATGGCGACCAACCGAAATCCCAGTCTAGCTATCGTGTCCTTGGGCTGTCCCAAGGCGCTCGTCGACTCCGAGCGCATCCTTACCCAGTTGCGCACCGAGGGCTACGAGATCACGCCCACCTACGACAATGCCGACGTCGTGCTGGTGAACACCTGCGGCTTCATCGACAGCGCCAAGGCCGAGTCGCTCGAGGCCATCGGAGAAGCCATCGCGGCCAATGGCCGCGTCATCGTCACGGGCTGCATGGGCGTCGAGGAATCGGCCATCCGCCAGGTGCATCCCAACGTGCTGGCCGTCACCGGCCCGCAGCAGTACGAAGAGGTGGTGCGCGCCGTGCACGAGGCCGCACCGCCCCGCAAGGACCACAATCCCTACGTCGACCTGGTGCCGCCGCAAGGCATCAAGCTCACGCCGCGCCACTACGCCTACCTGAAGATCTCCGAGGGCTGCAATCACCGCTGCAGCTTCTGCATCATCCCGTCGATGCGCGGCGACCTGGTCAGCCGCCCGGTGGGCGACGTGCTGAACGAAGCCGAGCGGTTGGTGAAGGCCGGCGTGAAAGAGCTGCTGGTCATCTCACAGGACACCAGCGCCTACGGCGTCGACCTGAAGTACCGCAGCGGCTTCTGGAACGGCCGGCCCGTCAAGACCCGCATGACCGAGCTCTGTTCGGCGCTGTCCGAACTGGGCGTGTGGACCCGGCTGCACTACGTGTACCCCTATCCGCACGTGGACGAAGTCATCCCGCTGATGGCCGAAGGCAAGGTCCTGCCCTACCTCGACATCCCGTTCCAGCACGCCAGCCCGCGCGTACTGAAGGCGATGAAGCGGCCTGCATTCGAAGACAAGACCCTGGCGCGCATCCATCGCTGGCGCGAGACCTGTCCCGACCTCACGCTGCGCTCCACCTTCATCGTGGGCTTCCCCGGCGAGACCGAGCAGGACTTCCAGTACCTGCTGGACTGGATGAGCGAGGCGCAGCTCGACCGTGTCGGCTGTTTCCAGTATTCGCCGGTGGAAGGCGCGCCGGCCAACGCGCTGGCCGACCCCGTGCCCGACGAGATCAAGCAGGAACGCTGGGAACGCTTCATGGAACACCAGCAGGCCATCTCCGCGGCACGGCTGCGCACCAAGGTGGGCCGCGAGATCGACGTGCTGATCGACGGCACCGACGATGACGGCGACATCGTGGGCCGCTCCAGCGCCGATGCCCCCGAGATCGACGGACGCGTGTACGTGGACAGCGAGCGGCCGCTCGCGGCAGGCGACATCGTGCGCGTGCGGGTGGTCGATTCCGACGAATACGATCTGTGGGGTGAAGCCCTGTGA
- a CDS encoding cupin domain-containing protein, protein MTLPPRAVELMERLQLQPHPEGGFYREIFRSSLQVARQPDGQPRSALTSIYFLLPRGAFSRWHRVRADEAWHHYEGAPIELMVLHPDATQVETWLLGPAGDDTLPVRVVPADAWQAARPVGDYALVGCTVGPGFEFSDFALAADVPSDERPAELARTPYDALL, encoded by the coding sequence GTGACGCTGCCGCCGCGCGCTGTGGAACTGATGGAGCGGCTGCAGCTTCAGCCGCATCCCGAAGGCGGTTTCTACCGCGAGATATTCCGCTCGAGCTTGCAGGTGGCGCGCCAGCCTGACGGCCAGCCGCGCAGCGCGCTCACGTCAATCTACTTCCTGCTGCCGCGCGGTGCGTTCAGCCGCTGGCACCGGGTGCGGGCCGACGAGGCCTGGCATCACTACGAAGGCGCGCCGATCGAGCTGATGGTGTTGCACCCCGACGCCACGCAGGTCGAGACCTGGCTGCTCGGGCCTGCCGGCGACGACACCTTGCCAGTGCGCGTGGTGCCTGCGGACGCTTGGCAGGCCGCGCGGCCCGTCGGCGACTATGCGCTGGTGGGCTGCACGGTGGGTCCGGGATTCGAGTTCTCGGATTTCGCATTGGCCGCGGACGTGCCGAGCGACGAACGCCCGGCCGAGCTGGCGCGAACGCCCTACGACGCGCTGCTGTAG
- a CDS encoding ferritin-like domain-containing protein encodes MTQSSTQTTGSFDMDVQAIRAKARQDIESGAVTDGYRADRETVLKLLNEALATEVICVLRYKRHYFMARGLNAEPVAAEFAEHAAEEQSHADRLAERIVQLGGEPDLSPEGLAQRSHSEYIEGNTLQDMIKENLIAERIAIESYRRMIDYVGDKDTTTRRLLEEILAVEEEHADDLSDFLDKN; translated from the coding sequence ATGACACAGTCTTCCACGCAGACGACGGGTTCGTTCGATATGGACGTGCAGGCTATCCGGGCCAAGGCCCGCCAGGACATCGAATCCGGCGCCGTCACCGACGGCTACCGCGCCGACCGCGAGACGGTGCTGAAGCTGCTGAACGAGGCGCTCGCCACCGAAGTCATCTGTGTGCTGCGCTACAAGCGGCACTACTTCATGGCCCGCGGCCTGAACGCCGAGCCCGTGGCGGCAGAGTTCGCCGAACACGCTGCCGAAGAGCAATCGCATGCCGACCGGCTGGCCGAGCGCATCGTGCAACTGGGCGGCGAACCCGACCTGTCGCCCGAAGGGCTGGCCCAGCGCAGCCACTCGGAATACATCGAAGGCAATACGCTGCAGGACATGATCAAGGAGAACCTGATCGCCGAGCGCATCGCCATCGAGAGCTATCGCCGCATGATCGACTACGTGGGCGACAAGGACACCACCACGCGCCGCCTGCTGGAGGAAATCCTGGCGGTCGAGGAAGAGCATGCCGACGACCTGTCGGACTTCCTGGACAAGAACTGA
- a CDS encoding TIGR00730 family Rossman fold protein, with amino-acid sequence MTLKNICVYCGSNSGRQTAYLEQARAFGRELVRRDLGLVYGGASVGIMGAVADAVLAEGGRVLGIIPDALVRKELAHHGLTELRVVQSMHERKTQMALESDGFVALPGGAGTLEEIFETWTWAQLGMHAKPCGLLNIAGYYDQLAAFLDHTVEEAFVRAQHRAMLTIESDPAALLDRFAAYSAPTVSKWIETGEH; translated from the coding sequence ATGACCTTGAAGAACATCTGCGTGTATTGCGGTTCGAACAGCGGCCGGCAGACGGCCTATCTGGAACAGGCACGGGCCTTCGGGCGCGAACTGGTGCGCCGCGACCTGGGCCTGGTGTATGGCGGCGCCAGCGTCGGCATCATGGGCGCGGTGGCCGATGCCGTGCTGGCCGAAGGCGGCCGGGTGCTGGGCATCATTCCCGACGCGCTGGTGCGCAAAGAGCTCGCGCACCATGGACTGACCGAGTTGCGCGTGGTGCAGTCCATGCACGAACGCAAGACCCAGATGGCCCTGGAGTCCGATGGGTTCGTGGCGTTGCCCGGCGGCGCCGGCACGCTGGAAGAAATTTTCGAGACCTGGACGTGGGCGCAGCTCGGCATGCACGCCAAGCCCTGCGGCCTGCTCAACATCGCCGGCTACTACGACCAGCTGGCGGCCTTCCTGGACCACACCGTCGAAGAAGCCTTCGTGCGCGCACAGCATCGCGCCATGTTGACGATAGAGTCCGATCCCGCGGCGCTGCTCGACCGATTCGCCGCTTACTCTGCTCCCACGGTGTCAAAATGGATCGAAACGGGCGAACACTGA
- a CDS encoding HAD hydrolase-like protein, with protein MKPRVAAFDFDGTLADTLPWFDGILDDVAERYGFRKPTAQERLRMRHSNAQEILKMLRVPFWKLPAIMMHVRQRMEHAGPEVRLFDGIAQALAQLRRAGVILAVVSSNSLENVRRVLGPEVDALFDAYECGTDMFGKAAKLKRLLARYGVPPDELMLIGDELRDIDAARQAGVRVGCVAWGYNHVDALRAGAPDALFLEVSDLPARLA; from the coding sequence TTGAAGCCTCGCGTCGCTGCGTTCGATTTCGACGGCACGCTGGCCGACACGCTGCCCTGGTTCGACGGCATCCTGGACGACGTGGCCGAGCGCTACGGCTTTCGCAAGCCGACCGCCCAGGAACGCCTGCGCATGCGCCACAGCAACGCGCAGGAAATCTTGAAGATGCTGCGGGTGCCGTTCTGGAAGCTGCCCGCCATCATGATGCACGTGCGCCAGCGCATGGAGCACGCGGGGCCGGAGGTGCGCCTGTTCGACGGCATTGCGCAAGCCCTCGCGCAGCTTCGGCGCGCCGGCGTGATACTGGCCGTGGTCAGCTCGAATTCGCTCGAGAATGTGCGGCGCGTGCTGGGTCCTGAGGTGGACGCGCTGTTCGACGCCTACGAGTGCGGCACCGACATGTTCGGCAAGGCGGCCAAGCTCAAGCGCCTGCTGGCGCGATATGGCGTACCGCCGGACGAACTGATGCTGATCGGCGACGAATTGCGCGACATCGATGCGGCCCGGCAGGCCGGCGTGCGCGTGGGCTGCGTGGCATGGGGCTACAACCACGTGGATGCGCTGCGCGCCGGCGCGCCGGACGCGTTGTTCCTCGAAGTCTCCGACCTGCCCGCCCGGCTAGCGTAG
- the fmt gene encoding methionyl-tRNA formyltransferase translates to MRLVFAGTPEFARIALDALLAAGHDIPLVLTQPDRPAGRGLKLTPSPVKQAAQAAGIEVAQPRSLKLDGRYPDEAAAAREWLVRVAPDVMVVAAYGLILPLWTLQLPRLGCLNIHASLLPRWRGAAPIQRAIEAGDTRTGVTIMQMDEGLDTGDMLLEQVVPIGPQQSAAELHDALALAGGQAIVQALDALQRGELTPRPQPQEGITYAAKLDKAEAALDFTQPADVLARRVRAFNPVPGATVRLPGLSEPVKVWRAQAVADGAGQAAPGTVLRASAQGVDIAAGQGVLRLLELQKAGGKRQPVEVFMQGWQPAGMP, encoded by the coding sequence ATGCGCCTCGTCTTTGCCGGAACCCCCGAATTCGCCCGTATCGCCCTGGACGCCCTGCTTGCGGCGGGGCATGACATTCCGTTGGTGCTGACGCAGCCCGACCGTCCCGCTGGCCGCGGCCTGAAACTCACGCCCAGCCCCGTGAAGCAGGCGGCGCAGGCCGCCGGGATCGAAGTGGCGCAGCCGCGCAGCCTCAAGCTGGACGGCCGCTATCCCGACGAGGCCGCGGCGGCGCGTGAATGGCTCGTCCGCGTGGCGCCCGACGTGATGGTGGTGGCCGCCTATGGCCTGATCCTGCCTTTGTGGACCTTGCAACTGCCGCGCCTGGGCTGCCTGAACATCCACGCCAGCCTGCTGCCTCGCTGGCGCGGCGCCGCGCCGATCCAGCGCGCCATCGAGGCGGGCGATACCCGCACGGGGGTGACCATCATGCAGATGGACGAAGGGCTGGATACCGGCGACATGCTGCTGGAGCAGGTGGTGCCCATCGGCCCGCAGCAAAGCGCGGCCGAGCTGCACGACGCCTTGGCCCTGGCGGGCGGGCAGGCCATCGTGCAGGCGCTCGACGCGCTGCAGCGCGGCGAACTGACGCCGCGTCCGCAGCCCCAGGAAGGCATTACCTACGCGGCCAAGCTGGACAAGGCCGAGGCCGCGCTCGACTTCACGCAGCCGGCCGACGTGCTGGCGCGCCGGGTGCGGGCGTTCAATCCCGTGCCCGGCGCCACGGTGCGCCTGCCCGGGCTGTCCGAGCCGGTGAAGGTATGGCGGGCGCAGGCCGTTGCGGACGGCGCCGGGCAGGCCGCGCCCGGCACTGTGCTGCGCGCGTCCGCGCAAGGCGTGGACATCGCGGCGGGCCAAGGTGTGCTGCGATTGCTGGAGTTGCAGAAGGCGGGCGGCAAACGGCAACCCGTCGAGGTGTTCATGCAGGGCTGGCAGCCGGCCGGCATGCCATAG